The proteins below come from a single Loxodonta africana isolate mLoxAfr1 chromosome 20, mLoxAfr1.hap2, whole genome shotgun sequence genomic window:
- the ZNF654 gene encoding zinc finger protein 654 isoform X3, translating into MALIKSCINHPEISKDLYFHQALFTCLFMSPVEDQLFQEHLLKTDCKSGIDIICNTEKEGKTMLALQLCESFLVSQLQHGDMYCIWELIFIWSKLQLKSNPSKQVFVDQCYQLLRTATNVRVIFPFMKIIKDEVEEEGLQICVEICGCALQLDLHDDPKTKCLIYKTIAHFLPNDLEILRICALSIFFLERSLEAYHTVERLYKRPDEEYNEGTSSVQNRVRFELLPILKKGLFFDPEFWNFVMIKKNCVALLRDKSAVRFLNESTLENSTGNLKKTVERQGLDEGLHSLTDQTTGELDFDDIYGVQSKGHANTKKNFTALNASRVDHNVPRHRCVLCNKEFLGGHIVRHAQAHQKKGSFSCVICGRKFRNRGLMQKHLKNHVKKIQRQQIAVAQKEDQEIPALEEINCSDSSISFENGNSDKNLEVQLLTVSTDGNKEVIPEHVAEFIEIPVSVSEEVMENTIKNGSPDTPLNNVLEPLPECEDDEEEEEGDYEEDDYDLNQETSVLHKINGTVCHPKDIYATDQEGNFKCPALGCIRIFKKIGFLNKHARTVHPTDLNVRQTVMKWSKGKCKFCQRQFEDSQHFIDHLNRHSYPNVYFCLHFNCSESFKLPLQLAQHTKSHRMFQAQCSFPECHELFEDLPLLYEHEAQHYLSKTPESSTQPSESILWDVLRDSNANHQETDSSSNEKQTISLPVSTSKSRKDYTEPKTCIETMEKKTDSLVQNGNEHSDDAVSDTSLTDQKMPDVEPNSGNNCAINDQLVNGHGEIEQTPLVSSDPALKTDKNRTRTENGSILPRVVPQEHNTLPVSQAPSKPNLTSEHTSYGLILTKPYVRPLPPSYLDERYLSMPKRRKFLTDRVDACSDQDNVCKKSVKRLRCGKCLTTYCNAEALEAHLAQKKCQTLFGFDSDDESA; encoded by the exons ATGGCTCTTATTAAGTCTTGTATAAATCACCCAGAAATCAGTAAAGACTTGTACTTCCATCAAGCCCTCTTcacatgtctgttcatgtcacctGTAGAAGATCAGCTATTCCAGGAG CATTTATTGAAAACTGATTGTAAGAGTGGAATTGATATCATCtgtaatactgaaaaagaaggcaaGACCATGTTAGCCTTGCAGCTCTGTGAGTCCTTTCTTGTCTCACAGCTCCAGCATGGAGATATGTACTGCATCTG GGAGTTGATTTTCATATGGAGTAAACTACAGCTTAAGTCTAATCCTTCAAAACAAGTTTTTGTAGATCAATGCTACCAGCTTTTAAGAACAGCAACTAATGTGAGAGTCATATTTCCTTTCATGAAAATCATTAAAGATGAG GTTGAAGAAGAAGGCTTGCAAATTTGTGTTGAAATATGTGGTTGTGCTCTACAACTAGATCTTCATGATGATCCCAAAACTAAATGTCTAATTTATAAAACAATTGCACATTTTTTGCCAAATGATTTGGAGATTCTCAGGATTTGTGCACTCTCAATATTTTTTCTCGAGCGTTCCTTGGAAGCGTATCATACTGTTGAAAGGCTGTACAAACGTCCAGATGAAGAATATAACGAAGGCACAAGCAGTGTTCAAAATCGTGTTCGCTTTGAATTACTTCCAATTTTGAAAAAGGGGTTGTTTTTTGATCCTGAATTTTGGAACTTTGTAATGATTAAGAAAAACTGTGTAGCATTATTGAGAGATAAATCAGCAGTTAGATTTTTAAATGAAAGtacactggaaaattctacagGTAATCTCAAAAAGACAGTGGAACGGCAAGGTTTAGATGAAGGGCTTCACTCTCTTACGGATCAGACCACTGGAGAGTTGGACTTTGATGATATATATGGAGTGCAGTCTAAAGGTCATGctaatacaaagaaaaactttacAGCTCTGAATGCTTCCAGAGTCGATCACAATGTCCCAAGGCATCGGTGTGTGTTATGTAACAAAGAGTTTCTAGGTGGTCACATTGTAAGGCATGCCCAGGCTCATCAGAAAAAAGGCAGTTTTTCATGTGTAATATGTGGTAGGAAATTTAGAAACAGAGGACTTATGCAGAAGCATTTAAAAAATCATGttaagaaaatacagagacagcaaatagCTGTAGCTCAAAAGGAAGATCAGGAAATTCCTGCTTTGGAAGAAATAAATTGTTCTGATTCTTCCATTTCATTTGAAAATGGGAATTCTGATAAGAATTTGGAAGTACAGCTGCTTACTGTTTCCActgatggaaacaaagaagtcatCCCTGAGCATGTGGCTGAATTCATTGAAATTCCTGTAAGTGTATCAGAAGAAGTTATGGAAAACACTATTAAAAATGGCAGTCCTGATACTCCTTTAAATAACGTCCTGGAGCCTTTACCTGAATGCGAAGATgacgaagaagaggaagaaggcgATTATGAGGAAGATGATTATGACCTGAATCAAGAAACTTCAGTACTTCATAAAATCAATGGGACTGTGTGCCATCCAAAAGACATATATGCTACGGATCAAGAAGGAAACTTTAAGTGTCCGGCTCTTGGCTGTAtcaggatatttaaaaaaattggattTCTAAATAAGCATGCAAGGACTGTACATCCAACTGATTTAAATGTGCGGCAAACAGTAATGaagtggagcaaaggaaaatgcaaattttgTCAGAGGCAATTTGAAGATTCTCAGCATTTTATAGATCACCTTAATAGACACAGCTATCCAAATGTGTACTTTTGTTTGCATTTTAATTGCAGTGAGTCCTTTAAGCTGCCATTGCAGCTTGCTCAGCACACAAAAAGTCACAGGATGTTTCAAGCTCAGTGTAGTTTTCCAGAATGCCATGAGCTGTTTGAAGATCTTCCTCTGCTCTATGAACATGAAGCTCAGCACTATTTAAGTAAAACACCAGAATCATCTACACAACCAAGTGAATCAATTCTTTGGGACGTTCTTAGGGACTCAAATGCTAATCATCAGGAGACAGACTCATCCAGTAATGAGAAGCAAACTATTAGTCTGCCGGTTTCTACTAGCAAATCAAGGAAGGATTATACAGAACCAAAGACGTGTATAGAAACTATGGAAAAGAAAACAGATAGCTTAGTTCAGAATGGAAATGAACATTCTGATGACGCTGTTTCAGATACAAGCTTGACAGACCAAAAGATGCCTGATGTGGAGCCAAATTCTGGCAATAATTGTGCCATTAACGATCAGTTAGTCAATGGACACGGTGAAATAGAACAGACACCTTTAGTTTCGTCAGATCCTGCTTTGAAAACTGATAAAAATAGAACCAGGACAGAAAACGGTTCCATTTTACCCCGTGTTGTACCACAGGAACACAATACTCTGCCAGTATCTCAGGCACCTTCCAAACCAAATTTGACAAGTGAACATACTTCTTATGGCTTAATTTTAACAAAGCCATATGTCAGACCATTGCCTCCCAGTTACCTTGATGAACGATACCTTAGTATGCCAAAACGCAGAAAATTTCTGACTGATAGAGTAGATGCCTGTTCTGATCAAGATAATGTTTGTAAAAAGTCAGTGAAAAGATTAAGATGTGGCAAATGCCTGACCACCTACTGTAATGCAGAAGCACTTGAGGCTCACCTTGCACAAAAGAAATGTCAGACACTCTTTGGATTTGATTCAGACGACGAAA GTGCCTGA